From the genome of Populus alba chromosome 10, ASM523922v2, whole genome shotgun sequence, one region includes:
- the LOC118059946 gene encoding elongation factor 1-alpha-like — MGKEKSHINIVVIGHVDSGKSTTTGHLIYKLGGIDKRVIERFEKEAAEMNKRSFKYAWVLDKLKAERERGITIDIALWKFETTKYYCTVIDAPGHRDFIKNMITGTSQADCAVLIIDSTTGGFEAGISKDGQTREHALLAFTLGVRQMICCCNKMDATTPKYSKARYDEIVKEVSSYLKKVGYNPDKIPFVPISGFEGDNMIERSTNLDWYKGPTLLDALDQIQEPKRPSDKPLRLPLQDVYKIGGIGTVPVGRVETGFIKPGMVVTFGPTGLTTEVKSVEMHHEALQEALPGDNVGFNVKNVAVKDLKRGFVASNSKDDPAREAANFTAQVIIMNHPGQIGNGYAPVLDCHTSHIAVKFAEILTKIDRRSGKELEKEPKFLKNGDAGMIKMIPTKPMVVESFSEYPPLGRFAVRDMRQTVAVGVIKSVEKKDPSGAKVTKSAAKKGGK, encoded by the exons ATGGGTAAGGAAAAGAGTCACATCAACATTGTGGTCATTGGCCATGTCGACTCTGGAAAATCAACCACCACTGGTCACTTGATCTACAAGCTTGGAGGTATTGACAAGCGTGTCATCGAGAGGTTCGAGAAGGAAGCTGCTGAGATGAACAAGAGGTCATTCAAGTATGCCTGGGTGCTCGACAAGCTCAAGGCTGAGCGCGAGCGTGGTATCACCATTGACATTGCCTTGTGGAAGTTTGAGACCACCAAGTACTACTGCACTGTCATTGATGCTCCTGGACATCGTGACTTTATCAAGAACATGATTACTGGGACTTCCCAGGCTGACTGTGCCGTGCTTATCATTGATTCCACCACTGGTGGTTTTGAAGCTGGTATCTCCAAGGATGGCCAGACCCGTGAGCACGCACTCCTTGCCTTCACCCTTGGTGTGAGGCAAATGATCTGCTGCTGTAACAAG ATGGATGCCACAACTCCAAAGTACTCCAAGGCAAGGTATGATGAAATTGTCAAGGAGGTGTCATCCTACTTGAAGAAGGTTGGTTACAACCCTGACAAGATTCCCTTTGTCCCCATCTCTGGATTTGAGGGTGACAACATGATTGAGAGATCTACCAACCTTGACTGGTACAAGGGTCCAACTCTCCTGGATGCCCTCGACCAGATCCAGGAGCCCAAGAGGCCCTCAGACAAGCCCCTCCGTCTCCCACTTCAGGACGTGTACAAGATTGGTGGTATCGGAACTGTCCCAGTGGGTCGTGTTGAAACTGGTTTCATCAAGCCCGGCATGGTTGTCACATTCGGTCCAACTGGACTGACTACTGAAGTCAAGTCTGTTGAGATGCACCACGAGGCTCTCCAAGAGGCTCTTCCTGGTGATAATGTCGGGTTCAATGTTAAGAATGTAGCTGTTAAGGATCTGAAACGTGGTTTTGTTGCCTCGAACTCCAAGGACGATCCTGCCAGGGAGGCTGCCAACTTCACGGCCCAAGTTATCATCATGAACCATCCTGGGCAGATCGGAAACGGTTACGCCCCTGTTCTTGACTGCCACACCTCTCACATTGCTGTGAAGTTTGCTGAGATCCTCACCAAGATCGACAGGCGGTCTGGTAAGGAACTGGAGAAGGAGCCCAAGTTCCTGAAGAACGGTGATGCTGGTATGATTAAGATGATTCCCACCAAGCCCATGGTGGTGGAGTCTTTCTCAGAGTATCCTCCACTTGGTCGATTTGCTGTGAGGGACATGCGCCAGACCGTTGCAGTGGGTGTGATCAAGAGCGTGGAGAAGAAGGATCCCTCTGGTGCCAAGGTGACCAAATCTGCTGCCAAGAAGGGTGGCAAGTGA
- the LOC118059785 gene encoding uncharacterized protein, which produces MVAKEMSLRPLQEDSDLHDFDDEAETLSLCDLPLYNRSNSDWDDFSKEDQNLETSFDQDFFEFFSADFAASACPSDNIIFCGKLIPYRGETVEEKAENLAGSTKKAKDSKKSFRFPWKSSSFNKPRTTTPPKQPLEKSDKALQVPLSENHGLATRKCDDKYDHFSMKKVSILATPVKPRWYFSAFGVGRFPMEMELSDIKTRQIKKSPSKMFQSDKGIEMSSKKRGKGLWSLLRVLRHNSHHSCSMANKASFGSAPIA; this is translated from the coding sequence ATGGTTGCGAAAGAAATGAGCCTTCGACCGCTACAGGAGGACAGTGATCttcatgattttgatgatgaagcAGAAACACTATCTCTTTGTGATCTTCCGTTATATAACCGTTCTAATTCTGATTGGGATGACTTCTCCAAAGAAGATCAAAACTTGGAAACATCTTTTGATCAAGATTTCTTCGAGTTCTTCAGCGCAGACTTCGCCGCTTCAGCCTGTCCCTCGGATAATATCATCTTTTGTGGAAAGCTCATTCCTTACAGAGGAGAAACAGTAGAAGAAAAAGCAGAGAACCTGGCCGGAAGCACAAAGAAAGCGAAGGATTCCAAGAAGAGCTTTAGATTCCCTTGGAAATCATCCTCTTTCAACAAGCCAAGGACGACAACACCACCAAAGCAGCCACTGGAAAAGAGTGACAAGGCTTTGCAAGTGCCTCTATCAGAGAATCATGGGTTGGCAACAAGGAAATGCGATGACAAGTATGATCACTTTTCGATGAAGAAGGTATCGATACTAGCGACCCCGGTAAAGCCAAGATGGTACTTTTCGGCATTTGGAGTTGGCAGATTTCCAATGGAGATGGAGCTGAGCGATATTAAGACGAGGCAGATCAAGAAGAGTCCGTCGAAGATGTTTCAATCCGACAAGGGAATCGAAATGAGTAGCAAGAAGAGAGGGAAGGGACTGTGGAGTTTGCTTAGGGTTTTAAGGCACAACAGTCACCATTCGTGTTCCATGGCTAATAAGGCCTCGTTTGGTAGCGCACCCATTGCGTGA